The segment ATTTTCTATTTGTGGTTATATATTCAATGAGATACACACCTCCTAAACATGAGGTATTGAAGCTGAGTTTTCTGTTTCAGCATGTTTGCAGAAATTTAGACAACTTTGAACTGTCATAGCGTCTTCATTAATTGTCCGATTTTTCTGATTTTGTTTTCCAAATTGTAGTTCACAATTTAAACTACTATTTACATAGTTTAAATGCATTTTTTCTTTGTATATTCAATAAGATACAGTCCCCTAAACATGGGGTATTAAAGTTGTTTTTTTATAAACTAACATTTACTTTATTGTAACAGATCATACATATGTTCGAGATTTTTTGACCCCCCTTTAGAAGAATATATCAATATTTGTAGAGTTGTGTTGAATTTCTCGAGAAATTCAAGGTGAAAACTGACATAGTATCAACGTTAACAAAACCGATATCACATTATTTTTTGGAGAAATATGCGATATATACAAACATATTAAGGAATGGGCGCCAAGCCCCCAATTTTGTTTCACCGACAAGGAAATGATTGAAAAATACAATAAGTATTGGGGCGAACTTGAAAGTTAAACGATTTTTTGTATTTTGCAGTCGTATCAGATCCACTTTTCAAGTTTAAGTTTCTTCAataagcctttgagaagttgattaAGTTGAAGAATACACAAAAAGGTCTCATGCTCAATTTGGAAGTCAGCTTGAAGGCTAAGGCCTTAATACGGGGTCTTCAaaaaatatttgagaattttttttatttctacaaAGCAAAGTTGACAATACTGACTCTTCTCAAAGTCAAACACGTGCTCATGAATATATAGTTGTGAATGATAACGAGAACGGCTTTATGGGTGATTTAATAGTACAAACGGATGACCCGTCAATACCAATGGAGAGGGAGTTGACATGATACCTAAACGAGTAGTCaattaaatacaataaagttATTGATATTCTACTTTGGTGGAAACAAAACGCATCTCGTTACCCTGTTGTATCCCGTATGGAGAAGGGTATAATTTTATCTATTTGTAtacttttttataattatattttaacacTTTCTATGTTAGTGTTGATAGATATTTTGGGACTGCAAATCTCTACCATGACGTGCTTATTGCACAAATTCTTATATTTTTTACACATTTGAAACAATTATGTAtactttcattatttttaacCAACAAATTTGtttcattaaaagtttttttatggaaacataagctataaaagtaataaaaaaaacaatgttcaTAATCATATTGTAATTGTTATTCGGGTTAAGGAATCATAATATGGTTTATTTGGTTGTTTTCAGTTCTATTAGATCGTTAATCATATCGTGAATTATATTCGGGTAATAACCGACCCAGACCAATTAATATACTGAATCGAACCGAACCTGTATTAGGTTAATCAATCCGGGTTTCGGTTCCACCAATTAGCTTTATTAGGGTTCGTGTCGATTCAGTCTGATTTTGACCCGAATAACATCCTTTAACACATAGTGTACTTTGCTAAAAATTGAGCTTTGAATTCATATAGATGTttagattttatatatatatatatatatatatatatatatatatatatatatatatatatatatatatatatatatatatatatatatatatatatatatatatatgatagcaGCATACTTTAGTTATTTACCCATGATAGCATCACACTTATAATATCTAACCATAATGGAAACAAACTTAAGTTACATTACCAATGTAGATAATGTACCATATTTGTTACATATTGATCTTATAAGTAAAGAAATATAAGTAGCTTGTTATTATTGGTAAGAGATGGCAAGTACAAAGGCATTTGGTGAAAAAAATGTACACATGTTGCTATGAATTAAATTTCTCTTATTGGTGTAAGTGTAACTACAATGCTAGTTTATTTAAGGATAAGTAAATACACTACTATCATGGGTATAAGTAAAGTACAAGTGTACAATAGTTGTTTTTACATGGCATAACAATAGTTAGTTTGGTATTAAAAACACATATCTAACACTAGCAAACTTGCAAAATAAAATTTGACACCTACTTTTACAGCTTATGTAACGTTTTTACATTAGTCAACTTGCAAAATAAATTCAATGCCCATTTTCACATCTTATATCAGATTTTAACATCATATTCCATGAAtacaaaaattaattataaatctaCATATCGATTTTTTCATGTGAGTTATTTGGTTAGCCTAAAATATCAAAAAATTAaccaaaatcaaaccatataaaGCTATCTTTATTTTGTCAACCAAACCAAATAACCCAAAGCTCATTTGGTTATGGTCGATTATTTAGTTTCGGATTTTTTAACATCACTAATATATATTATCATTGTCATAAAAAGTTTATCCAGTCAAATCTAGTCACGTCCCATGTAAATAGAGTCTAAATAATCTTGAAATCTTTGACTAGTTATcttaattttatattaaaaatttaaTGCAACAAAATACCTATCCCTGAAAACACTACTTAAATAGGGTGACAAAATTCCATGCAGTAAAAAACAAGCCAACAAAACACCATTTTAACTTTATTGGGGGTGAAGGAAAACTTCGAACCAAAATCCATACTGTCTTTCCTgaataaaaagaaagaaaatatgatcttaagataaaaaaaaaaaacacgttgATTAGTTTTTAGAAATGAATGGAAATAATAAGCAAACCTTGAGAAAATAAATGGTAGTGATTATTTGGACTTCTTTTGTTCTAAAGAAGCCCTTGCACCAGCAATCTTGCAAATGGGTTCGTCTTTAGAGCGCGCAAGCTTGAGCGCAGGATGAACTTTGAGATCCCCCATCACCAATTTCTGACCCGCGTCTAATTCGCTTAAATCCACTTCGATAAATGGAGGGATTATATCCGCTGGACATATGAACTTTGCTGTTCTTTTAATTATGTTTAGATAAGACCCTGCACGCACatcattcaaaaatcaaaacacacccattattattattattattatcatttatcAACCCGTGATGATTTTATGGTGCAGAGACAGATCAAAAGGGTGAGAAAATCTTGAATATGGTGGGGATATCAGGAGAcaagggcaaaatggtaattTGAAATAATTAACCAGTTGGGTCATAAAACTAGATGGCCTAGGGACGAAAAGGTATCTGTTGACTGACTGACTCTGTTGTAGCTTACTTTCAAATTTCAAACTAAGGTTGTGTTTGGCGCGCAACAGCTaccttatttttcgagcttttttaagTTGTCGTGTTTGGCAAGCCAACAAGTAGCTTAATATATTTTAAGGTTGTGTtaggagcttttttaaaattttccaaatataccccttaattaattataaaaagttaaaaacacaTGTCCTTTTATGTCATTTCATATATTTCAGCTAACTTTttagctagttttaccaaacatcattttttatcagctagctttttatttagcagctagcttttcagctagtacgccaaacatagcctaaaTGAAAAGTTAAAGTTGTAACAAATTCATGTAATTGTTGCATATGATTTTAGTACAAAAAGAAGGTAttgttatatatattttttttaaatattgaaATTGTGCATACCTTTTTTCAACCCAGGGGACACATCATCTCCAATAAACACAAGTGGAACATCAACCTTCAATAAAGCATGAGATGGTGCTCTTACAAATGTCACATTCAGCACAGCATCTGTAGCAGCATGAAGATGAAGCTGAAATCCAAATAAACCAcaaattcatatcttcttaatCTAAGAAAaacagcaatgtactttcatctaATTgtgtatttcaaaaaaaaaaaaaaaaaaaaaaaactatttctaGCATTTAACAAATAATTACAAAATCATGTAACATACCAATCGAGGCAAGACACGAACTTTCTCAATAACATCATCACTTCCAACATCAGCTCTCACCTCAAGATCAAAGAGGCGTGAAAGAAAATAAGAAGTTCCAAGATGATTTACAAGTTTCTTGATTTGATTATTCTGAACAGAAATCAGCCTTTTGTTGCCTCCATGTTGTCCATCTTCTTGCTCAAACACAATACTTGGGACACGTCCAGCCTTGCGTTCTTTGGCTGATATGTTTTTCCCAGAGAGTCCACGTGGCAACGCGTGAATGGTCTCAGCATGTTTAGGGTCTGGTTTAGGAAAGCCTTCAAGATATGTCAGTGGGGTTTCATCATAATCTTTAATTAAAGCTGCTGCTGATGTGGAGGATTGTCTGATGTGGCGGATATGTAGGGCTCTAGTGAGCATTTGGCGAGGAACCAACATTTGGTATCTTGAGTGCAAGTCCCAAATTTTATAATTGTCTGAGAATGTATATCATAAAACACATATAAATAgacatttttaaaaataaatcgaGTACTTTAGTAGTTATAAACCAAATTCAATGCAAAAATAGAGATAAGATATTGCTTCAAATAGATTGAAACATATATATACAAGTTCATATATTGGCATTTGCATGAACATACTTCAAGTAGATTTGTACCAAATGTTAAACCACCATACCGAAAGTATTGCTACttacaaaaaagaaaaagaaaatggttttcttGGTGAGGTTTTGGGTTATGCCAAAATCATAAATAGCCCCAGAATACATTTGTCAAAACTGTTTCTTGAGAGGCCTAAAGCAACATAAGATGTAATCTTTACATTTTACAAAGAAGAGGCACACTTCAAGTTTGGATGTTAAACACATTATGTTCCGAATTTTAAATTGATGTGGACTCTTAACTTGTATAGAAAACATTGATAACTAACTTTTCATCAATTGTGGAAATATAACTAGGTTTTCCATTAAACAGCCACAAAATTCAAAAAATGAAATCCGGATTTACTCTGTTGGGTAAAAATTCTACACCAAACCGAAAAACCTAATTTGAATTCAGTTTGGTTTGGTTTCAAACCAAAAACACTGAAGGGTGGATTTCTATTTTCTAGGGCATATGCAGTCCTTACGTTGTGTTATTTTCACAAAtccttttctttctttttctattGATTTCTACATTACAATAACTAAACCAGCTTGAGGATTTGAATGTATGTGTAGCTGGTGATGTCTTCTATTTTGTCTATATACAAGATGCTAATGCATTGTATTTATCACATATAGCAGTTCTAATTTAGCTCAAATAGAAAGTTACAAACAGAAACATAGAAAGGCGTTACACATACATGATATAGCTGCTGGAAATGAACGATGGAAAAGGAGTGGAGGAGGGCAAAGAACTACTCGTCTCGTACACTCGTTGTCGTCGTCGACATAGGGAAATGGCTGAACACCTGGAAAACGAAggatttaaaattgaaaaaactGAATAAGCTCAAAATCACAAATAATGCTAATCTCATTGTAACTTGACAAAACTCTCATACAATTGAAAATCAGAAACTTAACAAAACATAAAATTAGGTTAAGCGTTCTTACAGATGATGGAATCGGTGTCAGGCCGGAGATGGAGGAATCAACGAATCAGACAATTAACGTCGACGATAGAGGCCGAGGAGGGAGGAAAGCGCTCAGCAGTAGAAGTGAGAAGAGGTTTTGTGCAATTGCGAACTGTGAAACTGTGAACTGTGAAGGCTTTTTTTGGGCTTAGGGTGAGACAAAAATCGCTAAGGAGTAAGGCCTCAAGAGTTAGCCCATCTAAATATTTGAAAAATGGATAATGACAAGGACTGTTACTATTTGGATAAAatcgaattgtccaattggacaatttggatcggactatttggttcggatattcggatttttagattgatttttagcaaaatcgaattattattttggatttcgaattagttttggtttataaaataaaaaccgaatagtccaaaaaaaccgaattataatttattattttgttctttttaatatatatctttaataaattataaatttactaaattattcttttaatatattaaaatttttcatctattataatactttaatatgttcttcttatcaaaaaaaattgtctataaagtagtaaactataatatatttttcttgatagttatttataagttttaattcacaactaattaaacaatattttttagttGATATTATAGAGTAAGTTAATACTAaagttatatatttgttgaaatgtCTTGATTCTTGAAGACCGAATTGTAAAAAACCGATTCAaccgaattataatttggttggatcggatcggatttgaatttagtttggactatttggatctacgttttgaaaaccgaaattaatttggattcacttgatcggattggattaaaccgatccatccaaatgaacactcctaataatgacttaaaaggtaaTATATTATTGGATTTGTATATGTTTGGtaactaagtttttttttttttttttgttcacatttacctcttcaacttgttaaactgtatatattcagcctttatgaccggttactccaggttagccgagaaaaatgacttaatagggtaatatatttcttattttgtacacatttagtccttaatatttttatacacatttagtcattaatatttttttgtttaaaaataagtcatttttgtttttgtactcattcagtagTTATGAATGATTTCTATAGGTTTTTTCACGACATCTTACATTGGATAATCACTAATGAAGAGTGTGGGGCTATTGATGTTTATGTGTaacgtctcattttcacaaccaaaaaaacttcatttttaaataaggcaaaactctcaaATTATAAAtctattattaagaaaaaaaaacgtttattccaaaatacaCTGATCGAAAATCAGAGTTATATAGGAAACGCGGTATCATCAATactgttgatgagtgtgtacagtcctgCCTTCGCCTTCTCATGACCAAcgatagaacctgaaaacataaacaactgggtaaacaCAAAGTTTAACgagtttcccctaaaatacccGATACAACAAACGTATTATCATGCATAACGGGCCCACACTCATTAGATTGGAATACATTGGCCCGATCAGTCATCgaactggaatgccaacatacaacAGATCCAATCaatcatcagactggaatacccaaGGTTTGTTGGTGTCGCCTTAACCCAACCGCCCTTCTCGAGCCTCCGTGTCTACGGCTTACAGCCGGCCTACATCAGGTATCTTGCCCTATAACATATAGCACGACCGCCTCAATCTATCACACCACCATATGGCTATctcacgtaagatgtcgtgagaaaaacttaaagaaatcgttcataagtattaaatgagtacaaaaacaaaattgacttattttgcaaaaaaaaatattaaggactaaatgtgtacaaaaatattaaagactaaatgtatacaaaataaggaatatattaccctatttagtcatttttaccggctaactTGATGTAGCTAGTCataaagactaaatgtgtacagtttaacaaattAAAGAGgtaaatatggacaaaaaaaaTTCAGtaaccaaatgtgtacaaatcgaaaaatatattacccttttaagtcattatccctttgaAAAAATACGAAGAAAAACGTTGAATGTGACATTGTTAgtttttctaaataaaaataaaaataaaaaatcggtACATAGAAAAACCGAATCACAAAAAACAAACACAATCGATCGTTATGACACTAGAAGATATAAGTCGAGTATTTCAATTTAGTTTTTAATAATAGGCCAAAAAAGGATGACACGTCGAATCATCATTTGAGTGGGAGTAAAAAACAATCGAAAAAAACTACATAAACCGGAAATGAGATGGAAATCAATGAGCggcttttaatttttcaaaactaCAAATTTCGGTGTGGTTTTTAATTTTCCAATCACTGTAAATAGTTGAACCGTAccgaatttaatatattattaattatatataataatttattattaagttaataataatatataataaaattactaaaaagaaaaaaatagtaGTCACGAATGCACGATAATGAATATTGAATTCAGAAGTTTGGTTCAATTTGCCAAATACATTTGCCATGTGTCTGATAATCTTGGCTCCTACCCATACTTTTACAAAACCGTTTTGGAACACGTATCCAAAATTAATCATGTGATTGGTTCTTTTCGGTGACATTATCTTCTGATATGTCGATTCATGCATACGTTAATTATGTCTCTTCTTTTTTATTCCATCTTCTACTTTCAGCACTCCTTTTTTCTTTTTGGTTAAGCTTCTTCTGATGGTTCGAAATCGAAAGGGTTTCAGTTGAGGGTGTTGTAGGTGGTTGGGATTGGAATTGgatttgaatttgatttttttgttgGGGTGTTGTACATGGTGGTTGAGATTGGAATTGGAATTGTTGTGGAAATAGGTTGACGTTTGGTGGAAACACTTGTTACGGTGACATTTAGAATTGTAAATAGTAGCTAGAACATCATCTATAATTTATAAACATTTGGTTTTGAGAGTAAATTGATGGATCGAATTGTGGTCGGTAAGGTGGTAGTGATGACGGATCGTAACTGAAAAGTGCATTTGGGTTGGAAGGGTTGGGAGATGATTATTGGAAGACATTATGAGAGTAAAAGGTTTGTATTTTGTGTAGATTAAATGGTAAAAGTGTGTACATATAGTGGTTATTTAGTAAAAAAAAGTCTTAAATacttctaaaaagaaaaaaaaaaaaaaaaaaaaaaaaaaaaaaaaaaaaaaacaggctACAAGCCTCTCAATGgtcattttttttaactttagaAGGTTGGCATTGGCATAGTGTCAGACGGCAAAAAATCCATCGGGGTATGGTGTTTGTCGTCGGAAATAGGCTTCACATCGACATGTCGACGACAATAAATGTTGGGTTTTTTAAGCATCAAATACACATTGACAGGGCTgccaaaataattaataatttacATAAGTGTACGTGCACCACAagatgtaatgtcccaaaaatccgtaccaaaaatttttctttaaatcattactaaatccatattcataaaacatatcataaaccataacataattcagagtattagttccaaaacatattttcattatcagagtaaaacatcccaggctgactaactatggtgtgtgtcatgcgatcatcccgaactcttccctccgctaccggaagtacctgaaaccaaaactgaaaactgtaagcacgaagcttagtgagtcccccccccccccaacctaccacataccctgcataaacacatactgggccacgcctgcTATTCCAGGCCTCACCCACTAccccgggcctcgcccgctataacggccccgccgctccaggccccgcctggcttcgagccccgctcggatacatatctgtttctcttaggccccgcctgtctctgggccccgcccgctaaccacataatacaaatagcatataacacataactgaacataccctactgcattcctgtcctaaggcctcgcctgccttgggcctcgcccctatcctGTCACTAGTGAGTCATTGAACCCCGTCCAAGCTCCTactgtaagtgagatacgggcccacgcccacactcactccatacctatctcgggcctcgcccctgctctgctactaatgagatatggaacaccatccatactctgttattggtgagatacgagacctcgccaacactcaccttcctaccaggtacatacatgcatcacacagacaacaagtatactctatcatgcaaaccattccttgggcacccgcctgacatcggaccttggtcctgaatatcatactagaaaACAGTGCTtggggctaacccccgggtcttcttactcataactacatgggccgacattgtggtcgtagacccattcacacaaagggaaagtcacctgcactgctgaacttgctgataaccctctggctacTATCTGACAACTCTCTGAACCGCCGCTcaactagctccccgagctactaatatcaatataacacctagtcccaaactgaactctagaagtcaaagtcaactttggtcaaagtcaaccttccagttgactcgactcgccgagttgttccaccaactcgccgagtccatgatcctcaaatcccaaacaaccccgactccactcgtcgagtctagcgagatctcgacgagttctccttcatcaacACCTCAggactatcttcaaccgactcgccgagttgttctacaactcgccgagtccatgttcatcagctaaggagattgccttcgactcgccgagttcatccttgaactcgtcgagtaccatgatctTCATGTCCATCACGAACACAGACTGGCTGAGTCCTTCTCTAACCCCACCCATTAATCCAACTCATACGGAAGGGTTTGGGttttgcgacccgactcgccgagtcctccttgtGATAACTCTATTCTGTCTCTTTCAGTCTATTCCaacacttccaactcatagatatgGACTCCTTATGCTAccatttcacgtaaagttgctaactttacgtgcatgcaaggggtTATGAGGCTAAAACACCAAATCTAAGCTACAATGGAGGTCTAAGCCATGAAAGGAAACCATAGCTGAGAAAAGTTTCTCCCTCAAAGCTCCTAAGGCTCAAAGATGCTCTGATCTAGTCTCTATTCGTCCTCAAAGGCTCAATACTCGGGTTGGCCTTGGAAATGGTCCCAAAAGTCTTATAAAAGGGACATGAAGAAATATAGGAATCCATAGATCAAGGTAAgagcttgattaccagaaagtgatgaGGATTAGGGACTAATTCTGGATCTACAATCACTCCTTAGCTCTTAcaactcctccttcttcttctagccttcaaatcactcaagaacacacAATAATAGCTCACACTTTCATGGAggacattagggtttcactctggacAGTAGGGGCTGTAAATGAAGCCCTAGAAatgagaatgagacgcttaaatagggtgccaagtcccgaaattagggttttcccagcccagaccagactcgccgagtcagtctccccGACTCGCggagtcggtcacttaatccgCGACATGGGTCAcgctccgactcatcgagttcctccttggactctacGAGTTGACTCCCTTGACTTAgggcttttctttcctttcttggtcttccttattttgggtgttacaactctcccccacttaaactagactttgtcctcgaagtccactAATGCCAACTGTCATGCAATCTGCTCGCATCACCCTTTCCTGATGAATATAAATCCGGCCGACCACTTCCATTGACCTTCCGTCCGGTCACTCAGAATAAAACTAGTCCTTGTAGATATCAATCCTCAAGTGCACTCTAATCCCGCCAATCCTGAGCACACAACTCACTCAACTGACAATCCTTtcggtactccccgagtacttatgttggacaccctaggggttcacccccttTTTCCTTGTGTGTTTACTGGCCTTCCCAAGGCACCGTTCCATAActaatcatttcctccatcactATGAAGGACATATCCTTCGCGGTATCCATTACTCCAGtcatgtcacaactggaaattttgtgtcatgtaatctatacactcaagttaatgtgaatcaaaaacttaagagcatgtgtgatacctactattatgacatcaaaaacttcaatcaaatacatcatacaagtgctacaaatagtcatcaaacaattggaaaccctagaagttcttgtttaggtccatttttggactaggacttccttattgggcccaaatggaccaataagcttccaatttgactatcatgggcatagaaccctaattgggctctatttggacccacattaatttatttcaacattttgggccattttgggcctagaatgaaatgaattaaaagctttgatccatgaataacctaaactagtccaacaaaaaagtgaaaatcctaccacattcttttaggttGAAACACACCCAaacaaactctaatattgggcttaggggcaaaaagcccaaatttttccttttcccttcaaaactctcggcccaaggcccaaacccaagaggaggtgaagagagttgactttcaagtgacacctcactattacctcATGGTTATCCATGCATTATATCTCATATACCCATGCATACATCACCTCAAAGTTCATTCCTTCttccctctctctcactctcggccatctcaaacacacacacatctcacaaactctctcaagaacactcaagaaaacttcctccctctccactcaaagatctcgaaatttaggaagcattcaagaggaaatttccacaaattcttcatctaaggtaagattatgtttggatctatgacttagattctttttgtcatcaaaatcttttcctaatccatgccaaactcgtgatcttacatcctagaagcacatcaaactcgagatcttcaagaaaagggtgctaaggccaaaaatcaccaagttttcttccatcttttcttcaaaaaccgaaatcacacactaaggtgagcttcatatcccc is part of the Lactuca sativa cultivar Salinas chromosome 7, Lsat_Salinas_v11, whole genome shotgun sequence genome and harbors:
- the LOC111878400 gene encoding uncharacterized protein LOC111878400 yields the protein MLVPRQMLTRALHIRHIRQSSTSAAALIKDYDETPLTYLEGFPKPDPKHAETIHALPRGLSGKNISAKERKAGRVPSIVFEQEDGQHGGNKRLISVQNNQIKKLVNHLGTSYFLSRLFDLEVRADVGSDDVIEKVRVLPRLLHLHAATDAVLNVTFVRAPSHALLKVDVPLVFIGDDVSPGLKKGSYLNIIKRTAKFICPADIIPPFIEVDLSELDAGQKLVMGDLKVHPALKLARSKDEPICKIAGARASLEQKKSK